A single Thermaerobacter sp. FW80 DNA region contains:
- a CDS encoding ROK family protein — MGVDFLNVTVLDLTGQVVWKVREQADNRRRPAETMARLAELMAAAAARQRDTPRGLLGIGIGVPGLVDQERGVLLYAPNLRWEDVAVGPYFAERFGVPVQVENEANAGAMAEAWCGVARGTRHAVYYSVGIGVGTGIIIQGELVRGSGGMAGEIGHTTVDVTGPRCACGNRGCLEVYASEAALRRFYQQLAGPQAADRGRHPRGEEAADGRPNGAAGTDDTPPSTHDIVEAAKGGDAAATAALNRVATYLGVSVANAINTFNPDMVIIGGPLVEAGRFILEPIRQIATERALPLMQRRTRIVLAECGPDACAIGAGVMALQDLFRVRVVTG, encoded by the coding sequence ATCGGGGTCGACTTCCTGAACGTCACGGTGCTGGACCTGACGGGCCAGGTGGTCTGGAAGGTGCGGGAACAGGCCGACAACCGGCGCCGGCCCGCGGAGACCATGGCGCGGCTGGCCGAGCTCATGGCGGCTGCCGCCGCGCGCCAGCGGGACACCCCGCGGGGCCTGCTGGGCATCGGCATCGGCGTGCCCGGGCTGGTGGACCAGGAGCGGGGCGTGTTGCTCTACGCGCCCAACCTGCGGTGGGAAGACGTGGCGGTCGGCCCCTACTTCGCCGAGCGCTTCGGTGTCCCCGTCCAGGTGGAGAACGAGGCCAATGCCGGGGCGATGGCCGAGGCGTGGTGCGGCGTCGCGCGCGGCACCCGGCACGCGGTCTACTACAGCGTCGGCATCGGCGTCGGCACGGGGATCATCATCCAGGGGGAGCTGGTCCGCGGGAGCGGCGGGATGGCGGGGGAGATCGGCCACACCACCGTCGACGTCACGGGTCCGCGGTGCGCGTGCGGCAACCGCGGCTGCCTCGAGGTCTACGCCTCGGAGGCGGCGCTGCGGCGGTTCTACCAGCAGCTGGCGGGGCCGCAGGCCGCGGATCGCGGCCGCCATCCCCGCGGCGAGGAGGCGGCCGATGGCCGGCCGAACGGGGCAGCGGGGACGGACGACACCCCGCCCAGCACCCACGACATCGTCGAGGCGGCCAAGGGGGGCGACGCGGCGGCCACCGCGGCCCTGAACCGCGTCGCCACCTACCTCGGGGTGAGCGTCGCCAACGCCATCAACACCTTCAATCCGGACATGGTGATCATCGGGGGGCCGCTGGTGGAGGCGGGCCGGTTCATCCTGGAGCCGATCCGGCAGATCGCCACGGAACGCGCCCTCCCGTTGATGCAGCGCCGGACCAGGATCGTGCTGGCCGAGTGCGGCCCCGACGCCTGCGCCATCGGCGCCGGGGTCATGGCCCTGCAGGACCTGTTCCGGGTACGGGTCGTGACGGGGTGA
- a CDS encoding thioesterase family protein produces MADGATPDAMRGRVVRSPLRVRFAETDAQGVVYYGNYFVYFEVGRVDLLREARGASPEGRLAPAGAAVPTAGESMAATAARAGSSGNGAGAERGGGIGALVVAHAECDYRAPARFDDRLEVQTWIEALGRTSITFGHRVVRLPEAEELARGRVVAVHLGPTGRPAPLPDDWRRALERYRLVEGAPVAD; encoded by the coding sequence ATGGCAGACGGCGCGACACCGGATGCGATGCGAGGACGGGTGGTGCGCTCCCCCCTGCGGGTCCGCTTCGCGGAGACGGACGCGCAGGGGGTGGTCTATTACGGGAACTACTTCGTCTACTTCGAGGTCGGGCGGGTCGACCTGCTGCGGGAGGCGCGCGGCGCCTCGCCGGAGGGACGGCTCGCCCCCGCGGGCGCTGCGGTGCCCACGGCGGGGGAGAGCATGGCGGCCACCGCTGCCCGGGCTGGTTCGTCCGGCAACGGCGCCGGGGCCGAGAGGGGCGGCGGGATCGGCGCGCTGGTGGTCGCCCACGCCGAGTGCGACTATCGCGCGCCGGCCCGGTTCGACGATCGGTTGGAGGTGCAGACCTGGATCGAGGCGCTGGGTCGGACGAGCATCACCTTCGGCCACCGGGTCGTGCGGCTGCCCGAAGCGGAGGAACTCGCCCGCGGGCGGGTGGTGGCCGTCCACCTGGGGCCCACCGGGCGGCCCGCACCCCTCCCCGACGACTGGCGTCGCGCCCTGGAGCGCTACCGGCTGGTGGAGGGAGCGCCCGTCGCGGACTGA
- a CDS encoding metal-sulfur cluster assembly factor: protein MAKVTEEQVREALTDVIDPEIGLNVVDLGLVYRCEVDDDGVVEVDMTLTALGCPLGDQIVSQAKQAIERLEGVKEARVRLVWNPPWRPDMMSERARMLLGF, encoded by the coding sequence ATGGCCAAGGTCACCGAGGAACAGGTGCGGGAGGCCCTGACCGACGTGATCGACCCGGAGATCGGCCTCAACGTCGTCGACCTGGGGCTGGTCTACCGGTGCGAGGTCGACGACGACGGCGTCGTGGAGGTCGACATGACCCTGACGGCGCTGGGCTGCCCCCTGGGCGATCAGATCGTCAGCCAGGCGAAGCAGGCCATCGAGCGCCTGGAGGGGGTCAAGGAGGCGCGCGTCCGGCTGGTGTGGAACCCGCCGTGGCGGCCCGACATGATGTCGGAACGGGCCCGGATGCTGCTGGGGTTCTGA
- a CDS encoding transketolase produces MPAPTVPAETLASLEERARQLRRHVIRMIAAAGSGHPGGSLSATEIVTALYFHVMRHDPARPNWADRDRFVLSKGHGVPIVYAALAEAGYFPVGWLETLRKLGSPLQGHPSRRDCPGIEASTGSLGQGLSIAAGMALAGKLDGKDYRVFVLLGDGEIQEGQVWEAAMFAGHHRLDNLIAILDYNRYQLDDAVDAIVSLEPVADKWRAFGWDVEEIDGHDLAQVVAALERARAGTGRPVMIVAHTVKGKGVSFMENNNEFHGRAPTPEETQRALAELEGGTPASAPGAGPS; encoded by the coding sequence GTGCCTGCACCGACGGTTCCGGCAGAGACGCTGGCGTCGCTGGAAGAAAGGGCGCGCCAGCTGCGCCGCCACGTGATCCGCATGATCGCCGCGGCGGGCTCGGGCCACCCGGGCGGCTCCCTGTCCGCGACGGAGATCGTCACCGCGCTGTACTTCCACGTGATGCGCCACGATCCGGCCCGCCCCAACTGGGCGGACCGCGACCGGTTCGTCCTGAGCAAGGGGCACGGGGTGCCCATCGTCTACGCCGCCCTGGCCGAGGCCGGCTACTTCCCCGTGGGCTGGCTCGAGACGCTGCGCAAGCTGGGCAGCCCCCTCCAGGGACACCCGTCGCGGCGCGACTGTCCGGGCATCGAGGCATCCACCGGCTCCTTGGGCCAGGGGCTCTCCATCGCCGCGGGGATGGCCCTGGCCGGCAAGCTGGACGGCAAGGACTACCGCGTGTTCGTCCTGCTGGGCGACGGCGAGATCCAGGAGGGCCAGGTCTGGGAGGCGGCGATGTTCGCCGGGCACCACCGCCTGGACAACCTGATCGCGATCCTGGACTACAACCGCTACCAGCTGGATGACGCGGTGGACGCCATCGTCTCCCTGGAGCCGGTGGCCGACAAGTGGCGCGCCTTCGGCTGGGACGTGGAGGAGATCGACGGCCACGACCTGGCGCAGGTGGTCGCGGCCCTGGAGCGGGCGCGGGCGGGCACGGGCCGCCCGGTGATGATCGTCGCCCACACCGTCAAGGGCAAGGGCGTCTCGTTCATGGAGAACAACAACGAGTTCCATGGCCGCGCGCCGACACCCGAGGAGACCCAGCGGGCGCTGGCGGAGCTGGAGGGCGGCACGCCGGCGAGCGCCCCGGGCGCCGGTCCGTCCTAG
- a CDS encoding transketolase family protein, translated as MFGLPTGKPTRQAFGETLVELGRQRPELVVLDGDLSKSTYTRYFAKEFPDRFFNVGIAEANMVGLAAGLASCGKIPVCASFAAFLMCKAFDQMRIAVNYAGLNVKFVGSHGGISIGEDGVSQMAVEDVALAQALPGFVVLVPADEPATRRVVAAALDHPGPVYIRVGRPKAPLVYDSRPFDFAIGKAVTVREGRDLTIAANGLMVAAALVAAERLAAEGIEARVLDFACVKPLDRDAVQAAAEETGALVVAEEHLKAGGLGSAIAMALAETVPVPAEFVAIQDTYAESGDPEQLMQKYGLSPDAIVTAARRALERKRAGVAGTASRH; from the coding sequence ATGTTCGGCCTCCCAACGGGGAAGCCCACGCGCCAGGCCTTCGGCGAGACCCTGGTCGAACTGGGACGCCAGCGCCCGGAGCTGGTGGTCCTGGACGGCGACCTGTCCAAGTCGACCTACACGCGGTACTTCGCCAAGGAGTTTCCGGACCGGTTCTTCAACGTGGGCATCGCCGAGGCGAACATGGTCGGCCTGGCGGCCGGGCTGGCCTCCTGCGGCAAGATCCCGGTCTGCGCGAGCTTCGCGGCCTTCCTCATGTGCAAGGCCTTCGACCAGATGCGCATCGCGGTCAACTACGCCGGGCTGAACGTCAAGTTCGTCGGCAGCCACGGCGGCATCAGCATCGGTGAGGACGGCGTCAGCCAAATGGCGGTGGAGGACGTGGCCCTGGCCCAGGCGCTGCCGGGCTTCGTGGTCCTGGTCCCCGCGGACGAACCGGCCACCCGCCGCGTGGTGGCCGCGGCCCTGGACCACCCGGGGCCGGTCTACATCCGGGTGGGGCGGCCCAAGGCGCCCCTGGTCTACGATTCGCGTCCCTTCGACTTCGCCATCGGCAAGGCGGTCACGGTGCGCGAGGGAAGGGATCTGACCATCGCCGCCAACGGCCTGATGGTGGCCGCCGCCCTGGTCGCTGCCGAGCGGCTGGCGGCCGAGGGCATCGAGGCGCGGGTGCTGGACTTCGCCTGCGTCAAGCCCCTGGACCGGGACGCCGTGCAGGCGGCGGCCGAGGAGACGGGGGCCCTGGTGGTGGCCGAGGAGCACCTCAAGGCCGGCGGCCTGGGCAGCGCCATCGCCATGGCCCTGGCGGAGACGGTCCCGGTGCCGGCCGAGTTCGTGGCCATCCAGGACACCTACGCCGAGTCCGGGGACCCGGAGCAGCTGATGCAGAAGTACGGCCTCAGCCCCGACGCCATCGTGACGGCGGCCCGGCGGGCGCTGGAGCGGAAGCGGGCGGGCGTGGCGGGCACTGCCTCGCGGCACTGA